A stretch of the Flavobacterium sp. 5 genome encodes the following:
- a CDS encoding AraC family transcriptional regulator has product MNKGSNQQRIRDLYHMLFEMATGNLMFRLQQSVPADELDELAAILNSVATEMQSKIVTSGFINLHYSYQNLIQHTCILDNYFTIQGFSSNLPLALGLPSEQLFKKNFDEILAIQIHPLWKSISNQIVDDDSFHSTIQLLFITAENQIIPTFCTVSRVLYSNTIIISSITTHLQDSLSDHTNTINLGLPRPTEAAIIQNVYDYILNNLEDPLPSAKVLAKMFGTNEFRLKDGFRHFFNTSIYQFYTEERLKRAHLLIQQTAIPIKEIAFMCGFNDYTNFYKSFKKRFKYAPSEVKRTSVLE; this is encoded by the coding sequence ATGAACAAAGGATCAAACCAACAAAGAATTAGAGATTTGTACCACATGCTCTTCGAGATGGCAACAGGAAATCTTATGTTTCGATTACAGCAAAGTGTTCCAGCAGATGAACTCGATGAACTTGCAGCTATACTGAATTCAGTTGCAACAGAAATGCAATCCAAAATTGTTACCTCGGGGTTTATAAATCTGCATTACAGCTATCAAAACCTTATTCAGCATACCTGTATTTTGGATAATTACTTTACTATTCAAGGCTTTAGTTCTAATTTACCTTTGGCATTAGGATTGCCATCCGAACAATTGTTTAAAAAGAACTTTGATGAAATTCTGGCCATACAAATCCATCCGTTATGGAAAAGCATCAGCAATCAAATAGTCGATGACGACAGCTTTCACAGTACCATTCAACTGCTTTTTATAACTGCAGAAAACCAAATTATCCCCACTTTTTGTACAGTCTCAAGAGTACTTTATAGCAATACAATCATAATTAGTTCTATTACTACTCACCTTCAAGATAGCTTGTCAGATCATACAAACACAATAAACCTTGGTTTGCCAAGACCAACTGAAGCAGCAATTATCCAAAACGTGTACGACTACATTCTTAATAATCTGGAAGACCCGCTACCAAGTGCCAAAGTTTTAGCAAAAATGTTCGGAACAAATGAATTCAGGCTAAAAGATGGTTTCCGGCATTTTTTTAATACCAGTATTTATCAGTTTTATACTGAAGAAAGATTAAAACGTGCCCATCTTTTAATTCAACAGACAGCAATTCCTATAAAGGAAATTGCCTTTATGTGTGGTTTTAATGATTATACCAATTTTTATAAGTCTTTTAAAAAAAGATTTAAATATGCT
- a CDS encoding RteC domain-containing protein, protein MIKLFSESLKSELESKLELIPVQRNDSVLYAEHAMKIMIEGLEKLKSFSLKYKFKNKVEEIRFFREIKPQFASNLIYYNEIYNIETNKPFGSKKAIRKYYNNELTKLVSFFNDNLEFYKYYRTGNRCLDIKYFVRGEYDIKMTLDSFYFQADQKFTTSHDYKVAQILANDLIKKFLEEKLESMNSNYTALASLNKKQKWTGSKVELIELIYALHTEGVINNGTSGLKEVTSFFESAFEIDLGQFHRVFLEIRNRKSERTKFLNTLKNKLIIRMDNADEN, encoded by the coding sequence ATGATTAAATTGTTTTCAGAATCCCTTAAGTCAGAGTTAGAGTCCAAGTTAGAATTGATACCTGTACAAAGGAATGATTCGGTTCTTTACGCCGAACACGCTATGAAGATTATGATAGAGGGTTTAGAAAAGCTAAAGTCATTTTCCTTAAAATACAAATTCAAAAACAAAGTAGAGGAGATTAGATTCTTCCGCGAAATCAAACCACAGTTTGCAAGCAACTTGATTTATTACAATGAAATTTACAATATCGAAACCAATAAACCTTTTGGTTCTAAAAAAGCAATACGAAAATACTATAATAATGAATTAACTAAATTAGTATCTTTTTTTAATGACAATCTGGAGTTTTATAAATACTACCGAACAGGAAATAGGTGTCTTGATATCAAATATTTTGTACGTGGCGAATACGATATCAAAATGACGCTGGACAGCTTTTATTTTCAGGCAGATCAAAAATTCACAACCTCACATGATTACAAAGTAGCCCAAATTTTGGCCAACGATTTAATAAAAAAATTTTTGGAAGAGAAATTAGAGAGTATGAATAGCAATTATACAGCACTTGCTTCATTAAACAAAAAACAAAAGTGGACAGGATCAAAAGTTGAATTAATAGAATTGATTTACGCGCTCCATACCGAAGGAGTAATCAATAATGGCACATCAGGACTCAAAGAAGTCACATCCTTTTTCGAATCCGCTTTTGAAATTGATTTGGGACAATTCCATAGAGTCTTTTTAGAAATCCGAAACAGAAAATCAGAAAGAACCAAATTCCTGAATACCCTCAAAAATAAACTCATTATCCGAATGGACAATGCAGATGAAAACTAA